DNA sequence from the Anguilla anguilla isolate fAngAng1 chromosome 4, fAngAng1.pri, whole genome shotgun sequence genome:
CACTTTGATGattctttcattaaaaactgtGAACCACATTGCACCCACAGGTTTGTGAATTTCAGAGACAACCCACTCACATTAGACGTGTCTCTACCAGACCTGAGAACGtcggaggaagatgaggaagaggacgaCAGAGAGATGTTTGGCCGAGAATTCATGCATACCTACATCCAAGAAGCCAGAAAGAGAGGTTATGCTGTGCTTAATGTTCATTTGGCACATCGAGGGGTCGCAACATCTGaatattaatttgaataaaCAGTACATCCTGCAAAGTAACTTTAATAATCAGTAATCCTCACACATCTGTAAACAGTTTTCattaagattttatttctgcatgTTTTTCAGAACCCCCAACAAATTACACTTCAATATTAACTGTGACCATCCCAGCTGTACCGGGGACAGAAGCAGCACTCTGACACAGCTCTCCATGTTGGCTTTCGTCTATCTACTGCTTCCTGTTAAGAGTCCTGTCCATTACGTCTGTCTACCTCTTCCTGTCTTCTGCTTCCTGTCAACTGAGTCCTGCCACTGCCTCCTGTCAACTGCGTCTTGTCCGCCATGTGGAGTCAAGTAAACTCTTTAATGCAATGGATCTTTTTGACTGGTCGTTTATTAACTAACAGCAAGTCCTTCAACGTGCAAACCGGGAAGCGCACTTTGTGCCACTGGCCACTGGGGGTGCTGCGGTGCCATGTTTGCTTGATGTGCAGAGTGTGCCCATGGCAGTTGTCCTGTGCCCGTATGTTCCTGCTGCGCTTCTTCACCCGGTGGGCACAGCCGTCAGCAGCACGTTCTCCAAGGAGACGTCCCTGCTGGTGTAGTACTGCAGGCCGGCGCGGAAGCCTTTCCGCCGCAGGAAGTCCACCCGGCCGTAGTCGATCAGCAGCTTGCACAGACGCCCCACGTGCTCACGGTCCTCAGCGGACACGAGCCTGAGGGGTGCACAGGGACAGGGTCCCAGAGTTAAAGGACATGAATACATAAGGGGGAAatggtttttaataaaaaattaaaagggaAAAGATAGACaacctgaaatataaaaaaaaacaggttgattcttttttccccaccactGTGTCCCATCACCCTTCCATTACTATGAGAGGACACAAACTAGCATGCATGTACACGAAGGCACATAGAGGCATTAAATTGCTTATTTTCCACTCCAGAACACAAACATATATCTTTTAGCTCTCATTGACTAGCTTCTCAGCAAAGGCTTTGAAGACCTAGGCTCACCCGTCTAGGCCGCTTGGTATGGAGTCATCTGCATGCTCATGGTCTTCCTCTTCCCACTGCTCGCTGCCGTCCCCTGGTGGTGGGGCCCCGTCACTGCGGCCAGTAGCCTTCCTCAGGCCGCAGGTGGCCCAGCTGGACATGCGCTGGAGCGCGGTGAACTCCGACGCGCCCAGCCCTCGCTCCCTGAAGAACTCTTTCCCCACGTAGTGCCTCCAGTCACAGCGGTGGTGACAGCACAGAGCGATGGCCAGCCCAGACACTGCCAGCTCCTTCCCCACGTCtgcggcgggggtgggggcaggctCTGGGGCCGGGGCAGGCTCTGCGTCCTCTCCCAGCCTCTCGCCCTGCTGCTCCCGCTTCTGTCGCTTTCTGGGCGGCTGTTCACTGTGATCTCCGCTGTCCCCCCCAGGGCCCTCCAGCATGCACCTCAAAGCCAGGTCTGATACACGCAGAGAAcaacaagcacaaaacaaagaacagtaaAGGTGAACAGTGAAAGCCTGGTGATACCTGTTAttagggggggagggggaatgtctcaaatcacattttttacatttagttgGAGGTGGGTTACACAATGTTGCTCAGCCTTACCTGTTGCTGCCCCACACAGGTGCTTGCCCACCCCAATGACAGGGAGCCCCTTCTCACACAGTAAGGGGACTTTACCTTAAAACCAACACAAAACTGAGATCAAAAGTGGGACAGAGTGTAAAATTCCAACAGCCTGAGACAGTGATATGTCTAGGAAAATTATCTCTTGctctttttgtggaatgtttcttttaataaatatgGATTTTATTGCACTTGAATTTGGATTCTGTTTAcatgttatattttaattcttACAAAGATATTGAAAATTATCCCTGACTTACGTAAACTAAGATGCTGAATATCCACTTGTAGCCTTTCAAACGTGTTAGCAGAGTCAGTACTCCTGTTCTTGCCATCTACCTGTAAAAACAACCACAGAAATCATCATTCAGTCCACAAAGGAGAccacacagaaaatatacagGCTTCAGTCTGCTCACACATTTTAGACACAGCGTATTTGCTCCCACCAGTTAAAATATTCTCATAAAAACAGGTCACACCTTAAAACGAGTAGTGGACCTTTCCACAAGCAGGAAATGGACATTGTCAGACCCTCTCAGAGCGACATTGATCCAGTGGGACAGCTTGCCTTTCCCTGCACCAAACTCCACATAACACCTATCAGTAGACAGCAAGCCCAAGGCTTTCATATTCCCCAAGAGAGAGgccttgggaaaaaaaaacaaaaacggtcAAAATCAGTATTGGCATCAACGTGGTGCAGACAAAGTTGTCGGAATGCTGAGCCTAATGTAACATGCCTGCTGCTTTAGGTGTTTGAAGGCGACGTCTCCATTTTTGGGGTCGCTCAGAGCTTCACAAAGAGCAGGGTGGGACAGTATTCTCTCCTCGTGTTTACAGCTCAGTCCTGTTGGAAATTTGGAGGGTGTTAACAGTGTGACAGAACGTTTTTATAATCGTGCTAAAATTCTGCAGCAGTTCATATCCATAATGGTTACTTTCCTGGTGCAAGAGGTTGAACCTCAAAAGCAATCAAGCCCTGGTGCCAACATAGAAACAATGGGACAGAAAGCAAAGTGATTTCCCTACAGTTTACAGCATTACGGTTTACAGTTTGGCCCCACTTACCATGCACAGCTTTCTTCAGTTTCTTAATCAACGAGTCTAACTCTTCTTTGGCACGATCAGCCAAGGGCACCTAAATATTAAGATGCTTCAATCAATTTAGAACTCATAAACGCACCTGGAAAAATATGTTGTGAAATCTGAACTGTGAAAGAGACATTATACATTTACACTTACCTCATCTGCAGGTCCATCCTCATCTTCTGGTCCAGCATTGATATTTTTAACATAATACACCTGCATTTTCAAAGCAGTAAAgtaaatgacaaaataagaGCTCAGGCTATCCTGATCAATCTAAAGTTGATGGAAAGCTATCAATAACTTTAATTGTGTTCACTTATGAGCCCGCAGTGTTATTGTGAGAAAAACAATACTCATTTATGGtataaaatcatttcaaattcaaaatacatagctatgcaaacatgcacatccAAGCAAATCCATTTTATTGACTAGGTACTGTAAAAATCTTACAGGTTGTGGCTTCTCTCTGGAGTTGCACTTCTTCAGATGTTTCGCCAAGCAGTCTTCAAATACTGTGCTGTGGAAACAGCAAAAATGCACATATGGCAGTACAGTGAAATGGTGTTCCCAGATCTACTCGTTACCCTAACCATCCTGCGCCAG
Encoded proteins:
- the trmt13 gene encoding tRNA:m(4)X modification enzyme TRM13 homolog, coding for MAEESGDGVSAPLPGRCGFYVERKRRYCKMVVACGKTFCGEHANAGQEDTRKRIPCPLDPKHTVFEDCLAKHLKKCNSREKPQPVYYVKNINAGPEDEDGPADEVPLADRAKEELDSLIKKLKKAVHGLSCKHEERILSHPALCEALSDPKNGDVAFKHLKQQASLLGNMKALGLLSTDRCYVEFGAGKGKLSHWINVALRGSDNVHFLLVERSTTRFKVDGKNRSTDSANTFERLQVDIQHLSLRKVPLLCEKGLPVIGVGKHLCGAATDLALRCMLEGPGGDSGDHSEQPPRKRQKREQQGERLGEDAEPAPAPEPAPTPAADVGKELAVSGLAIALCCHHRCDWRHYVGKEFFRERGLGASEFTALQRMSSWATCGLRKATGRSDGAPPPGDGSEQWEEEDHEHADDSIPSGLDGLVSAEDREHVGRLCKLLIDYGRVDFLRRKGFRAGLQYYTSRDVSLENVLLTAVPTG